CCACCTTCGCCGGCGAGCATCGGCGCGGCGAATGCGTGCTCACCCGCACCGGGGTCGAAGGCGGGCTGATCTATGCCTTCTCGGCGGCTTTGCGCGAGGCGATCGCCGGCGGCGGTGGGGCGACGCTGATCCTTGATCTGATGCCCGATCATTCCCCGGCCGCCCTCGAGGCGGCCTTGGCCCGGCCGCGTGGGGGGCGGTCGCTGGCCACCCATCTCAAGCGCTGCGGCGTCGGTGCGGTTCAGGCCGCCTTGCTGCGCGAGGGGGCGGGGCCGGCGGATCTGGCCGATCCGGCGGCGATCGCCCGCCGTTTGAAAGCCCTGCCGCTGCGTTTGATCGCGCCCCGGCCGCTGGCCGAGGCGATCAGCACCGCCGGCGGCGTCGCCTTCGCCGAACTGAGCCCGTCGTTGATGCTGCGCGCCCTGCCCGGCGTGTTCTGCTGCGGGGAAATGCTCGACTGGGAGGCGCCGACCGGGGGATACCTGTTGACGGCCTGCCTTGCCACCGGCCGGGCGGCCGGCCAGGGGGTGGCGCGGTATCTCGCGGCTGATCGGGTCCCGGCCGCATAAACGCCTGCCCCACCCTTGGTCGGCGGGACCGGCGGCCCCAGGTTAGAGCGGTGTGCGGGAGACATGGTCCCCGTACACCGCTCTAACCCACTGATAGTCAAGCAAATCGTCGTCGTGATCGAGAACGGATCACTCGGGATTTGCTCTAGCCCAGTCTTGTTCTCGCGGAGCCCTATCCATGAAAGCCGTCGGTACCCACGCCCCCCTGCCCATCGATCATCCCGAGGCCCTGCTTGATCTGGAGATCGACAAGCCGGTTCCCGGACCCCGCGACCTGCTGGTTCGCATCGAAGCCATCTCGGTCAATCCGGTCGATACCAAGACCCGCAAGACCCGCCCGGCCAGCCCGGAGAACCCGGCGATCCTCGGCTGGGACGCCGCGGGCGTCGTGGAAGCGGTGGGCGAGTCGGTGACGCTGTTCAAGCCGGGCGAGGCGGTCTATTACGCCGGCGATCTGACGCGGCCGGGCACCAATGCCCAATTCCATCTGGTCGACGAGCGCCTCGCCGCCCTCAAGCCGACCAGTCTGGATTTCGCCGAGGCCGCCGCCCTGCCGCTGACGACGATCACCGCCTACGAGATGCTGTTTGATCGCCTGGGCGTTCCCCGGTCGTCACCCGAGGCCCTGGGCGAGGTCCGTTCGATCCTGATCGTCGGCGGGGCCGGCGGCGTTGGCTCGATCGCCATTCAGTTGGCGCGGCGGCTGACCGGGCTGACGGTGATCGCCACCGCCTCGCGCCCGGAAACCCGCGATTGGGTGAGCGCCATGGGCGCCCACCATGTGGTCGATCATCGCGGCGATCTGGCCGAACAGATCAACGCCCTGGGCGTCGGCCCGGTCGGCTTCATCTTTTCGACCACCCAAACGCCCAGCCATTTCCCGGCCCTGGCCAAAATCATCGCCCCCCAGGGGCGGATCGGCATGATCGATGACGGCGTCGGCCTGGATTTTTCCCTGCTTAAGACCAAAAGCGCCTCGCTGCATTGGGAATTCATGTACACCCGCTCGATGTTCCATACCGAGGACATGATCGCCCAGCACAGCTTGCTGAGCGAGGTCGCCGGTTTGATCGACGACGGCACGCTGCGCACCACGCTGACCGCCACCGACGGGCCGATCTCGGCGGCGACGCTGAAGGCCGCCCATGCGACCCAGGAAAGCGGCACGACCATCGGCAAGCGCGTGCTGGTCGGTTTCTAAGCGCCCGGTTCCGGCGGAAAAGGCGGTCGCGGCCGCTTTTTCCGCCAAGCCGGCATCGCGGCGCCTATACTCGGCCCTCGTTTTTCCCCCGTCGTTTTTCGCCCTTCCTGCGGACGCCTGATGGTTCCCGACGTTTCCCCTCTCCCATCCCCCGGTTCCCCCCTCCCATCCCCCGGTTCGCCCTGCGCGGACGCGGTCTCCGCCGATCCCGCCCGCGTGTTGTTGGCTGATATCTGGGGATTCAAGGATTTCCGCCCCGGTCAGGAAGCGATCATCCGCGCCGTGCTGGGCGGCGAGGACGTGCTGGCGGTCATGCCGACCGGGTCGGGCAAATCGCTGTGCTACCAACTGCCGGCGCTGATGCGCCAGGGGGTGACCCTGGTCGTCTCGCCGCTGATCGCCCTGATGCGCGATCAGGTGGCCCAGCTTGACGCCCTGGGGGTGGCCGCCGGGGCGCTGAATTCCTCGATCGACATGGACGGCTATCGCCGCGTGATGGATGGGTTGCGCGGCGGCCGTCTCAAGCTGCTCTACGTCGCCCCCGAACGGCTGGCCCGCCCCGATACCCTGTCCCTGCTGCGCGACAGCGGGGTGACGGCCCTAGCCATCGACGAGGCCCATTGCGTCAGCCAATGGGGCCACGACTTCCGCCCCGACTACCTGTGTCTGGGCAAGGTGCGCGAGGATCTGGGCGGGGTGCAGACGGTGGCCTTCACCGCCACCGCCGATGCCGCCACCCGCGATGATATCGCCGGACGGCTGTTCCCGGCGCCGCCGCGCCTGTTCATCGGCGGCTTCGATCGCCCCAACCTGCGCCTTGCCATGCGGCCCAAGGGCGACACCCGGCGGCGGATGTTCGAGTTCGTCGCCGCCCATACGGGCGAAAGCGGCGTGATCTATTGCGGCAGCCGGGCGCGCACCGAGGAATTGGCCGAGGGCCTGCGCGGCGCCGGCCACCGGGCCTTGCCCTATCACGCCGGCCTCGACAAGCCGGTGCGCGACGCCAATCAGGATGCCTTCCTGGCCGAGGACGGGCTGGTGATGGTCGCCACCGTCGCCTTTGGCATGGGCATCGACAAGCCCGATGTCCGCTTCGTCTGCCATGCCGATATGCCGCGCTCGATCGAGGCCTATTATCAGGAGATCGGCCGCGCCGGCCGCGATGGTCTGGCCGCCGATACCCTGACCTTCTATGGCCTGGACGATGTCCGCCTGCACCGCATGCGCATCGAGGAAAGTCAGGCCGGCGACGAGCAAAAGCGCGTCGAGATCCAGCGGCTGAACGCCCTGCTGGCGCTGTGCGAAGCGCCGCGCTGCCGGCGCCAGACCCTGCTCGGCTATTTCGGCGAACGCACCGAGCCGTGCGGCAATTGCGATCTATGCATCAATGGCGTGGAAAGCTTCGACGGCACCATCGAGGCCCAGAAGGCGATGTCGGCGATGCTGCGCACCGGCCAGCGCTTCGCCACCGAGCATCTGATCAATATCCTGGTCGGCACCCAGACCGACGCCATCACCCAGTACGGTCACGATAAATTGCCGACCTTCGGCGTGGGCAAGGATCACACGCGCAATGTCTGGCGCTCGATCTTCCGCCAGATCAGCGCCGGCGGCCTGATCAGCCTGGATATCGCCAATCATGGCCGCTGGCTGATGACCGAGGCCGGCCGCGCGGTGCTGCGCGGACAGGCGGGCGTCGCGCTGCGCTCCGATGTGCTCGAAGCCGCCGGCCGCGGCGAGCGCAAGGACAAGGAGCGCCGGGCCAGTGCTCCGGCCGTCCAGCTCGAGGCCGACGATCGCGCCCTGTTCGACGCCCTGCGCGCCAAGCGCCAGGAGCTGGCGCGGGCCGAAAACGTGCCGGCCTATGTGGTCTTCGCCGATCGCACCCTGATCGAACTGGCGACCAAACGCCCGCCCAGCCTTGACGCCATGCGCGAGATCCACGGCATCGGCCAAAGCAAGCTCGCCCGCTACGGCGCGGCCTTCCTCGAGGTGATCACCGCCGGCTGAGGCGCCGATTCACCGGTGCCGAGTCCCCCGGCGTTCTGAAAACCGCCGGGGTGAAAGTCAGCATGGAGGGGCGAGGACGTTGGATGGACAACCTCCGATCTGTCCGACCAGACGGCGCCCTCTCGATCCAGTGCCCTCTTCCAAGATCGATCGAGAGATTGGCATAGGATTGATTTGGGGTGATCCGGACTTCACACCGGGTGCGACCATAAGCTTGATTCTTGTCCCTCGGATCTCATATGACCACAGTGGTCACAAAAGGACGGGAGGCCTGCATGCGCGAAATTCAGCTTCGGGACGCCAAGGCCCGCCTGTCGGCGGTGGTTGACGACGCGGTGCGCGGCGAGCCGGCTATCATCACCCGGCATGGCAAGCGGGAGGCCGTGGTTCTGAGCTTCGCCGAGTGGGAGCGTCTTTCACAGGTGCCCTCTTTCGGCCGTTTGCTGATGAGCGCGCCGCTGGCGCCCGACGATCTGCCGCCCCGAAACGAAGCGCCGCTGCGCGATGCCGGGCTCTGAACCTTGTATCTGGTCGACACCAACGTTCTGTCGGCCAGGGCGCCGTCACGGGTCGCCCCGGTCGAACTGATCGCCTGGATGGACGCCCATTCGGCGGAGCTTTTCCTCTCGGCGGTGACGGTGGCGGAAATCGAGGACGGCATCGCCAAGCTGCGTCGCGAAGGCGCGACGCGCAAGGCGGCCGAT
The DNA window shown above is from Rhodospirillum rubrum ATCC 11170 and carries:
- a CDS encoding zinc-binding alcohol dehydrogenase family protein — encoded protein: MKAVGTHAPLPIDHPEALLDLEIDKPVPGPRDLLVRIEAISVNPVDTKTRKTRPASPENPAILGWDAAGVVEAVGESVTLFKPGEAVYYAGDLTRPGTNAQFHLVDERLAALKPTSLDFAEAAALPLTTITAYEMLFDRLGVPRSSPEALGEVRSILIVGGAGGVGSIAIQLARRLTGLTVIATASRPETRDWVSAMGAHHVVDHRGDLAEQINALGVGPVGFIFSTTQTPSHFPALAKIIAPQGRIGMIDDGVGLDFSLLKTKSASLHWEFMYTRSMFHTEDMIAQHSLLSEVAGLIDDGTLRTTLTATDGPISAATLKAAHATQESGTTIGKRVLVGF
- the recQ gene encoding DNA helicase RecQ encodes the protein MLLADIWGFKDFRPGQEAIIRAVLGGEDVLAVMPTGSGKSLCYQLPALMRQGVTLVVSPLIALMRDQVAQLDALGVAAGALNSSIDMDGYRRVMDGLRGGRLKLLYVAPERLARPDTLSLLRDSGVTALAIDEAHCVSQWGHDFRPDYLCLGKVREDLGGVQTVAFTATADAATRDDIAGRLFPAPPRLFIGGFDRPNLRLAMRPKGDTRRRMFEFVAAHTGESGVIYCGSRARTEELAEGLRGAGHRALPYHAGLDKPVRDANQDAFLAEDGLVMVATVAFGMGIDKPDVRFVCHADMPRSIEAYYQEIGRAGRDGLAADTLTFYGLDDVRLHRMRIEESQAGDEQKRVEIQRLNALLALCEAPRCRRQTLLGYFGERTEPCGNCDLCINGVESFDGTIEAQKAMSAMLRTGQRFATEHLINILVGTQTDAITQYGHDKLPTFGVGKDHTRNVWRSIFRQISAGGLISLDIANHGRWLMTEAGRAVLRGQAGVALRSDVLEAAGRGERKDKERRASAPAVQLEADDRALFDALRAKRQELARAENVPAYVVFADRTLIELATKRPPSLDAMREIHGIGQSKLARYGAAFLEVITAG
- a CDS encoding type II toxin-antitoxin system Phd/YefM family antitoxin; this translates as MREIQLRDAKARLSAVVDDAVRGEPAIITRHGKREAVVLSFAEWERLSQVPSFGRLLMSAPLAPDDLPPRNEAPLRDAGL